The following are from one region of the Paenibacillus sp. KS-LC4 genome:
- a CDS encoding AIM24 family protein, translating into MPFQFQVERELFLKAEGQGRFFAKKGSMVADQAYSGKFKYSKRLLGTNGGNIVGQVLNHGMRRITGENLEIMEVEGQGSVYLADQNTHVTVINLEQGGPWQHVSVESEDLLAFTETCHYGVTVIGSGVISQRGLFTSKLSYNGNGAQVAVKTNGNPLVLQAPCRVDPDAIVAWTGPSPKVKLDVNWKTFIGQTSGESYMYEFNEPGQVVIVQPFERQSGVKFGIDDNRYQPQEQSSAFQNTFGGNGGNGGNMGGNPGNNNNNNEGGLGGIIGRILR; encoded by the coding sequence ATGCCATTTCAATTTCAAGTGGAACGCGAGCTGTTTCTGAAAGCAGAAGGTCAAGGCAGATTTTTCGCGAAAAAAGGCTCCATGGTCGCTGATCAGGCCTACAGCGGCAAATTTAAATATTCCAAGCGCTTGCTGGGCACTAACGGCGGCAACATCGTTGGACAAGTATTAAACCATGGCATGCGCCGTATTACGGGCGAGAACCTTGAAATTATGGAGGTCGAAGGCCAAGGCTCGGTCTATCTTGCCGACCAGAACACGCATGTGACCGTCATTAATTTGGAGCAAGGCGGCCCTTGGCAGCACGTTAGTGTTGAAAGTGAGGATCTGCTGGCATTTACAGAAACGTGCCACTATGGCGTTACGGTTATTGGCTCAGGTGTCATTTCTCAGCGTGGACTTTTCACCTCTAAGCTTTCCTACAACGGTAATGGCGCCCAAGTTGCTGTAAAAACGAACGGAAATCCGCTCGTGCTGCAAGCTCCATGCCGCGTCGATCCCGATGCGATTGTGGCATGGACAGGCCCTTCTCCTAAAGTGAAGCTTGATGTGAACTGGAAAACGTTTATCGGACAAACCTCCGGTGAATCATATATGTATGAGTTTAATGAGCCAGGGCAAGTCGTTATCGTTCAGCCTTTCGAGCGTCAAAGCGGCGTGAAATTCGGCATTGACGACAATCGCTATCAGCCGCAGGAGCAAAGCAGCGCCTTCCAAAACACCTTTGGCGGCAATGGTGGGAACGGTGGCAATATGGGCGGCAATCCTGGCAATAACAATAATAATAATGAAGGCGGGCTCGGTGGCATCATTGGCCGAATTTTGCGTTAG
- a CDS encoding TerD family protein, whose protein sequence is MSKGQKLDLTKNNPGLDHLKVGLGWDTNRLQGQNYDLDVEIFLLNQAEKLISNGHIVFYNNLNSPDGSVRYNGDNRTGQGSGDDESAEIQLSRVSPDVSKIVFTVTIDDAIRKNQNFGQIGNAYIRIVNQANGAEICRFDLSEDYSTSISLLAGEVYRHNNEWKFNAVGTGLSLDLAGICAHYGAM, encoded by the coding sequence TTGTCTAAAGGACAAAAGCTCGATTTAACGAAAAATAACCCCGGACTCGACCATTTAAAGGTTGGACTCGGTTGGGATACGAACCGCTTGCAAGGTCAAAATTACGATTTGGATGTTGAAATTTTCCTACTGAACCAAGCAGAGAAGCTGATATCGAATGGCCACATCGTTTTTTATAATAATTTGAACAGTCCCGATGGATCGGTTCGCTATAACGGCGACAATCGGACCGGTCAAGGAAGCGGCGACGATGAGTCCGCAGAAATCCAATTGTCCCGTGTGTCCCCTGACGTTTCAAAAATCGTATTCACTGTAACCATTGATGATGCTATTCGCAAAAATCAAAACTTCGGCCAAATTGGCAATGCCTATATTCGCATCGTCAACCAAGCGAACGGCGCTGAAATTTGCCGCTTTGATTTGTCCGAGGACTACTCTACCTCCATTTCCTTGCTTGCGGGAGAGGTATACCGTCACAACAATGAGTGGAAATTCAATGCGGTAGGCACAGGCCTTTCGCTTGATCTAGCTGGCATTTGTGCGCATTACGGCGCTATGTAA